The Quercus lobata isolate SW786 chromosome 4, ValleyOak3.0 Primary Assembly, whole genome shotgun sequence genome segment TTACACTCCTAGATGCGAcatctatagccgcgtttcctATGAAAACGCAGCTATATGTAACATAGAGCTGCGTTTTAAACGCAGCCCAAAAGGCAACTATAGCCGCGTTTCTGTTGTCCTAGAGCCGTGTTTTTTATGCTCCCAGGTGAGggacctatagccgcattttttataaaaacgcggctataggtgaATCATATAGTTGCGTTTGTGTTGTCCTAGAGCCGCGTTTTTTATGCTTCCAATGAgggacctatagccgcgttttctattaaaacgcggctatagatgGAACATAGAGCTGCATTTACAACGCAGCTATAGCCGGGTTCTTCACAGTGGATTGTTCGGGACCTATAGTTGCGTTTTCgtagaaaacgcggctataggtggTCTTGAGTTGCGTTTTATATATAAAGCGCATCTATACATTATGTTAGAGCCGCGTTtgaaacgcagctataggtcccGCACCTATACGCTGAGtggaaacgcggctataggggCCCAAAACGcagctataattttttttttttaatattttttttcttcctaagcAAATTACTGTCCAAAACAAAACCTGTAATTCCACATACACATTCCTGCCAACACTCAAATGCAACAATACTGaaccaacaaaacaaattgcatatatgaaatcattaattaccaaaatatcagCAAAACAAATTGCATATTTGATACTATATAGTATCAAATCATtaccaaaatattaattacataaaccataattttacataaacaaaacaatcaaGTTCGTTGCCAAAAGATTAATTACATATCCAAAtaattacatataaaataaaagttcccAACAAACTTTGGTTTTtacatcacaaaataaaaacatcccTTAACGAACTTCTAGAAAGCGTCATGGTACAGCCAATTACCTGTGACAATGAGAACACCGGAAATAAGCTAACATTTTAAGCCCAAACAAACAGACTCTAAACAAAACCAAGTATTTTGCTAGCTACACTTTAACAAGGTCAACATCCCTTAAATGTTTGGAGTCTTTTTGATGTAAATTCATTTAAAACCATAGCATCTTAAAACAAGACTAAGAGTAAGACATAGATTCCACTTTGGAAAGTTTAAATCTTTCCATACTCCATACAATACCATAGATTCTACTCTCttcaaattcatatatatatatatatatatatatacatactccatattcaacaataaaatgcGAACAATACTCCATGTCGAGTATACCATTTACTAATTAACCACATTGTTATTATTATCCTTCctttaaaacaattaaattaataatggaGTACGTGGTTGACATTTAGCAAATGTAAAAAGGCATGATTGACAtttcataatttgattttttgtttttaatttttttccaatataGTTGTATATGTTATAAAGAATAGTTGTATTTGTTTTACCAGAGGATTCAGTTTCATTCCCATGGAGAGTCCCCATCAAGCACTGCCACCCTAAATATATTAAAGGTATTGTATTAATATCACATAATAATACATGTTTGAGTAATGTTTTGCTAAATACACCTTCAATTTCATACCTGAGACATTGACGAATTAGGTACACTACTGCCAGCAAGTTGGGCGAACATACTATCCATGCGCGCAATCACTTCAGCCATTTGTTGTTGCCTTGCTTTTGATTCTCGCTGCCTTGTTTCTGATTGGGCAAGTTGTTCATGTACTTGGGCTAGTTGCTCAGTCAATCTAGCAGAGTTGCTCTCCAACTCCAAAATTCTTTGGGTTGTTCTGCTTGGCAACGATGGAGTCGAAGTGAGCTGTGAAGCATTTGTTGCACTTCTTCCCGATGGGGTGATTCCAAGTCCCACCCTACGTACACGTCCAGAGCACTCTGGACCAAACACCTGAGCATATACATCGTTCGTGGACCAGAGAATTCCACTACTAGGCTCTCCTTGTAGTCGCACGCCTTCTCGGCGTAGAAGTTCTTCCATCCTAGTTTATAAGTTTTCCCACAATAAGCAAATAGCATATTACACACCATAAACAATACAAACAcgaaatacaataaaattcgATTCAAATTGTGCTTACTATGTTCTCCTGCGCATGAGGAGTAACACCAGTCCCATCTCTCTTACGGTATATTTTTAGATACACATCAGCGCGCTCAACCGCAGCCCCTTTATCTTTTGCCTACATGATGAACAAAATTTCATACAATAAACACAATTGCTTTCAGATTTGTCATATTGTTTATCATTTGCATtgactaaggtgttcatgaatTCTAAGTTTATATCTACCACTAACAAGAAAGTTACATTGTATTTTCAACATTTACGGTGATTCAAAAGCATAAAATCAGCTAATGTGATACACGAATACAGTAGACTTGTAATGAATTTCTTACCATGTCATGAGAAATTTGTGCAAAACTTTGAGCCCCAGATGTTGCTATCTCCTTTTGTTTCCCTCGACTGACCTTGTTCTTGTTACTTAATGTTTGCAACCACATTACCAGCAAAGTATATGAAAAGTAAACATCTCTTGACTAAGGTATATTACTACTTAATGTAAGTTTTTGTCTCGTCTGTGCTTGTCATTGTGCATTcataatatatttatgtttCTAATTACCCTCCTCCTCAGTGTAAAAATAGGAGTTGATAAAATTCGGTTTTGCAACATGTTTGCTATTAGTTCATACATAGCCTCTTGGCTGAAGTGTTACATCCGCCTCTCTTTAAGTACAATCTCTCCCCACATGGAGAGAGTacatgttcaaaaaaaaaattggtgatagtaaacacaaaaagaaaagctaaaattATGTTCTAAAAATACGATTTCagttaaaaatctaaaattgtgtttttcaaTTATAACTCAACACAATTTCAGCTGTTATGTGTATGGTAATGTATAACTTTAGTTTTTATGTGTATGATAGTATATAATTGAGTGTGCAACAATAACTaacggaaaaaaaaatctttaatttGCGAGACATGCTTTGCTAAAAGCCAGTTTTGATATTTGTGAGATACCTTCTTTATAACGTCATCTTCTTATTAAAGtgttcattgtttttttttttttttttaattacagtAAAGCCAGTTCCATCAAGTCAAATTTCGCAACTTAAGAGATACATCTTTCAAGATTATTGTGAATTAGTAAGTactaaaataatcatataatcTCTTTCTCAGCTGAATACATTTGAAAGTTTCAGCAGTTGATTTACCTTGAATTCTTTTACCTTTATCAAATTCCTTCATGCATAAAGTTAAGTACCCTTTTAAAAGTCCATATTAATTTgggatgatatttttttcctcattaaGGGCAATTTCAAACTTGTATTGTGTTCCAATATTCAAACttgtacttttaatttttttttttttttaaaatgtaaaaggaTTGGTGTTGCTTCTTACATGATGGTTGAAATATAGCATTGATACCCTTTGCACTTTGCAGGCCTTGATATTGTTTACAGAAGCTCTATTGAAGAAATAGATTCTGTTTTTTGTTACAATCTGGTATGAAACTTAGCTCATGTATAATTGTCTTTTGAAGATTTATTGTCTGCACCATCAATATTAGTTATGATTAATACAACGCTTTAAATGGTGTAGATAAAATGATAGTTGATAAATCTTGAATGCATCTTTCTACTAGATCGTGCAATGGAGTTGAAAACTTTCTTGAGTATGCATTTAAACATTCAATAGATGAAGATATGAAAATCTATTGTCAGTGTATTGATTGTAACAATAGGTATCGAAGGACTTCGGATGAGGTCTAGTATCATCTTTTATTTAGGGGTGTAAGGATAGATTATACTACTTGGTACCTTCATGGGGAAGGTGATAGTGAAGTAGAAGTTGATGATGAGGATGGTATGCAATATGGTGATATTTTTGATACGATCAAGGATGCTTATCCACATATGGTGAGTGACAGGGAATCAAGTGGAAATGAATTACAAGACCAAATGGagatgcaaagaaattttatagattttcaGAAGAGGTTAAATAGCCTTTGTATCCAGATTGTGAAAAGCATTCAAGTTTGTCCTTCATAGTCAAGTTATTGCATATCAAGTGATATCATCATGGAGCAACAAGTTCTTTAGTATGTTGATGGAGCTATTGCAAGATGCATTTCCTATGTGTAAGAGACTACCTAGCTTGAACTTTGAGGAAAAAAAGATTGTCAACGATCTAAGCCTCCATTATGAGAAGATACATGCATGCAATTGTAGACattgcattttgtaccccttatgacttgggcccccattccccaatgatgATAGTACTCTAAAGCCTAAGGTTAGCTTAGGGGCCAATCAGactaaaattgacttgaggaatgtatttatgaaaaatataacttatttttggaagaataaaactatttttggaaaagaaaggctGCTAGAAACCCTGAAGTGTGCGCATGCATACACATGTATGCATACGCTCACTTAAGCCATGTGTATGCATGCTTATGGCATACGCATGCATGCATGGGCATGTGCATGCAACTAGGGTTCCAAAAGCTATGTAATAAAAGCTTTTTACACTTAATTTTGCTTTGGAATGGATCCCACATCGTTTAGGAGCCACCCTACACCCTTATTTTTCGACCatttaaagccaaaaaaaggCACTTTTTCAAAGGGGGACAAAAAATGGTGGCAAAACAcacaagattcactagaaaataatgaaccaaagagggagtttttcataaaacatctTCAAGTCAAATCTTACTTGATTGAGAACCATTCTAGTCTTCACCTTGGTCTTGATCTTCGAGTTCTAAAGTTTGCTAACCTATTTTGATTTGGTTGTGAATAGATTGATCGAGGGGAACAGTCAAAATTAAGCTCTAAAGAGTTCCAGTGTTGAGGTAAAGGTTCTAACTTTGGCTCTtcacttttctttgttttttgttgtttgtatatatgttttaatgttttaacaTATATGTTTAGTTTAGGTTTACGTAGTGTTTATGTTAGAAGCATGCTAagttgttagatttttttttctttgttttttttgttctgaGTTTCTAGGTTAGAGTTTTGGGCATGTATGTTGTGCATGCTTCatgcatgcatatgcatacagTTGGAATGCGCAGGTACACTTGTGCTTGGAAGCCCTAATTCAATTATGTTTGTTCTTTCCTTGTTTTCTTTTACATGTTTAGCTTCTGTTTAACCTAATTTTCATATCCTTAAGTATATAtctctctgtttttttgtttttttttttgttttatctctttgatgcttattagggttttagattGTTCGaataccatgaacatgcatatgaatatgaacatgcattgatttATTGATGCAGTGAGATAAGTCATGCATAgatcacatgaacatgcattctaGCTTTGAATATATAAGTTGTTTAATATGCTTGGTTGAATACCATGAGTTTTGATGACTTAAATGTTTAGATGTGTTTATCCAGATCTGCCTTGTGATGTTTCTTCCCTTGGTAATGTATGCTtaatgccatgatagatgaatgctaggttgGGGATGATTATGCCATGTTGTTTTCCCTTAGATGGATGTTAGAGTGTGTGAGAGTCAGAATAACATGTTAAATATTCCTTTAACAAGATTAAGATTTGGAACACAATAAGTGGAGGTCGACCCACAGGTTGGGTGCCAACATCTTTccatccccatacctaaactcaAGACACATGCTTTGGTAAATATCAGTCCTTCCATAAATAGGTGCTATATTTATGATTCCTAAACCTAAACTAGGTGACGACTCCATTTACATCCTCCACCATGGTCTACCCTAGGAAAATGTGTACTCATCTAACTGCGGTCAAGGGTGTTTACGCCCATTGCAATAAAGATTGTGCATTTTATTATAAGGAGTATTCAGAAGTGACTCATTGTCCAGTTTGTAAACTTTCAAGATGCAGCCAAATAAGGGTGGTaaaggagaaaataaaaaggtaccATGGAAGGTTTTGCGGTATGTCAACAGAGATTGTTGTAGCTATGAAGTAGCACGATGAAAAATGTGTTAattgtagacacctcattttgtaccctATTAATAAACTTTAGTTCCCAGTCCTAATGATGAGCTTTACATGTCTACAAAAggtaattgaagttattttgatagtttgaaaataatcacaactcaaaagtgctcaaattgCTTTGAAACCGGTGCTAAAAAATGACATTTGTTCACTGTTTTGATCATAACTTTTTATTCATAATGAATTTTTGAATGAGGTTTATTTCATTAGAAAGTCGATATCCTGGGCTTCAATTTGGATACAAATTTTACCTAATTTGGACTTATACTGAATAAGGTATGACTGTTTGAAATTGGGCCATCAAAGTAGTCGAAATTAGTTTTTAGGGAGTATGAATACGCACGAATCTTGCATTCGTATGCATTCCTCGACCATGAATATGCAGGCCAATTTTCTAGGTTCTAGAACTTTAGTTTTAGGGcccaaaatattatttcttgatGTGGGCTGGCCCCTAGACCCTTGGGAATTTCCAAAGACGTCTAAAAAGCCCCCAAACCCCTagttttaacatataaataaaacCTTATGTCTCCAAACTCAAACCCTAGCTAGAGAGAGTTGATTTTTCACCTAAACTCtttcaaaaatcttttctaACTTTGAACTTTCTACACTCACAACATTATGAACgtttttttggttcttcaaaatctctctctAGAGGTCTTAAGGCAGAAACTACTTTCTAATCCAAATCAAAAAAACTTTTCCAAATAATCTTTTCACgaacatctttttattttgagttgtgattatcCATGAACTTTTGAATACTTTGATTCCTTTGATTATCATTTGATCTTGTTGCATAGACACTAAAGGGCCAGTAAAATGTCAACCAAGTTGTGTTCTATAAGTAAGGTGACTCTCTCTTCATGGCTCTTccttaatttggatttttataactttttcttgttgttattaatttgatttatttgttatacatgTTTAGAAATGTGATTTGATCTATTTGTTATACATGTTTAGAAATgtgatttgatttatttgttttttctttgttgtgcCTCGCCATGTTTTGAATGAAGAGTTGGATTAAATATTAGAAGCATGctaggttttgtttgattgttgtttgtttgtgcTTCAAAATTGTGTTTCTGGGTGCGTATGCGTGCGCATGCTTTATTTATGTGTACGCAAACTCTAGGTATGCGTACACATACTTCatgtatgcgtatgcatactCGTGCCCAAAATCCCAAATTTAGGGTTCTTgcaattttgtttagttttaagACCTGTTTAGGTCTTGTTAAGTCTAGCTTTCACATGTTTAGGTCTAGGATTAGTAGAATAACATGTTTCACATGCTTTGATTGTTGAATTGGTAATTAGGGTTTATGTCTTGGTTAAACCGTATGAATGTTCATAAGAACTTGAACATGCATTGATACATAGGTACTGAAGTGTTATGGTGCAACGAGATAAGtgaaggtaagtcatgcataagAATATGAACAGGCATCTTTGAATATGATGATTGATCTCCTTGATTGATAAATACCATGATGCTAGGTTTGAATGATTAAATATGCTTGATTAAATGTTTTGTTGATGTACTACCTTGGATATGGTTACTGCCCTTGGATATATATTACTAGATGAATGGTAGGGCTTTTAGGTTATGGTTGAGTGTGAGACATTTGCCATGTTTGGatgttagatgcatgttagtgtgtgagtttagaataaCATATTAGAGGACCCTTTGATGAGATTAGGATTTGAAATACAATGAGTGGAGGCTGACCTATGGGTTgggtggggttgggtgcctaacagCTTCCtatccccatacctaaacttTGAGCACGTGCTTTGGTAAAGATCAGTTCTTCCACAAAGGCGTTATATTTATGATTCATAGACTGAATCTAGGTGGCAAATTCATTTACACCTTCCGCCATGTTCCACCCTAGGCCTAGTCATACTCCCCACAGATTTGGGGAAACCTAAAACCCTGTCACGGGTGTTTATGCCCACATTAATGATGGAATGTTACAACATTCAATGGACTGTGAAGCTTGGAAAAAATTTGACCAAATTCATGAGTCATTTGCAATGAATCAACATAATGTTAGGCTTGGATTAGTTATATATGTGTTCAACCCATTTTGAAATATGAATATTTCATATAGTACCCGGCCTATTATCTTATTTCCATATAATCTTCCCTTTTGGATGTGCGTGATGGAACCTTACTCGTTTGTGCCATCACTTATACCAGGCCTAAAGGATCTTAGGAATGACATTGATGTATTCTTGAGGGCATTAATTGTTGAGCTAAAAAATTGTGGGAAGATGGGGTGTGTACATATGATGCTTCAACCAATGAGAACTTTAAGATGAGAGAAGCAATCTTGTGGGCTATCAATGACTTTCTTGCATATGTTGTTTTGTTGGGTTGGAATACAAAGAGAAATTTGGCTTGTCTGTGTTGTCATAGTGAGACTACTTATTGTGGGTTACGAAATGGATCTAAGATATGCTATATGGGACATTGTCATTTTTTGGCCTTAGACCACAAATGGTGTAATTAGAAGTCACAATTTAAtggtaaaaaagaaaggaagacaACACCTAAATGGTTATCTGGTAATGATCATGTGTTAAAACAAATTCTTCCATTAGAGTGAATAATATTtggaaaaagtggaaaaaagTGAGGGCTAGAAGGGCATGGGATGTTTCATAATTGCAAGAagcataacattttttttttaattgccatATTGGAGAACAATTTTGTTATGTCACCATTTGGATGTGATGCATgttggaaaaaatatatttgacaATGTTATTAGGACAATTATGAATATTGAAGGTATATTGAAGGATTCTTTAAACACTAGTCTTGATCTAGAAGAAATGGGCATACGAAATTTGCTCCACCCCATAGAGGTTAATGGGAAGATAGAGCTACTCCTAATTGATGAGAAAAGGGCCCTATGCCTATGGgtaaaaaaatcttgaatttccgAATAGCTACTTTGCAAATTTATCTCAATGTGTGAATATTAAGGAGAGAAAAATTTCTCATATGAAGACTCATGATTGTCATATTTTCCTAAAAAGATTACTCCCACTTGCAATGCATGATTTTGTACCTAAAAATCTATCTGATGCTTTGACTGAGTTTAgtaactttttcaaaaaattgtgcTCCAAAGTGTTATGAGTGGATGATTTTGATTGTCTTGAAACCCAAATTACAATAACCCTCTGTAAATTAGGGAAAAAATTTCCACCTTCTTTTATTGATGTAATGGTTCACTTGGCCACTCACCTATCTTAGGAAGCTAAAGTTGCAAGTCTAGTGCAATACAGATGGATGTATCCATCCAGTTGAGTGGTAAAGTGTACAAAATTTCATTATGATCTAAATTAAAATTGCACActtagtgttttatttttttatataaaatttcatattatgCCTTCAAATATAGGTATTTGCACAAGCTTAAGAGTTATGCTTGTAATGAGGCACATGCAGAATGGTCAATTGTAGAAAAGTATTTAGCAGATGAATGTCTAACATTTTGCTCAGGCTATTTACATGtgaggacatatgtggaacttgttatGAACATATGTCATATATAATTGGcgaatcctttgacaaaacgcactttacttgtaatttggtaaatataggatgtgtttaatacttcaaggaacaagagttcaagtccaagttcaagtattgaagccatgcaaatttgtccatgaatcaagtgaagaagtactgttcattaaagctcgacagatagctcgacagctatatctatcgagaattatgaaatttagattttcatATATGTTTTTCACGCAAATCCATGCTATTTAtgtaaggtttcttttctcacaatcctagatatatataaagattattttaagggccgtcaaaggttgtTGCACTAGTTgttacatgcatattgtgactgAAAGaaattttccctagttcatctttctcttgaagaagctgctacGTTTGTGCATCGTAGGATTGATCAAAAAATagattggatcaatcgaagCAGACAGAGGCTTCCTTAAGACTTTTaaaacaatttcgattgattgaaaaacagattggatcaatcaaattagacagaggctcacaaaatttttgagaaaaaacacagtttttgaaaataacaaagacACATTTTAGAAACACCTCAAAGTATTaaaattgatgaacaaaatgcatgagtatgtgatgtaatgtttttcaaaaataaagttttaagcCCAGTTTTCctaaaattaagattttcaagCATTTTCCATAAGATTTTCAAGGatcaaaattgttttgcataaaaactcaaagtatttgcaaacttggttggtcagaccaaagacacacacaataacatgtacaatgtttagcaaagagtaacttgtgtagtgtgtgcaattagcaaaaacttgagatacatgtgaggtgatatgagTGTAGTAATTAAACACagagtctacaaaattcatcataaGAATTCAAAAGAGACTATtaccaaaagagttacatcatatgaCTCCCACATCTCCAAGAttataagcttgcaatcatgtaagtttcttgatttttcctcatattgtacacacaaattttaattattcagaaacttattaagatagccaggataatgtacacaccaattttagcaattatttgatttagctttaagtccaataatgtacacaccaattttagcatttaaaccgaggctacaccttatgatctttttgtgcatgtgctacactttctcgagcacaaaatcttacgatatgcactaaggtgttcatgattggctagtgaataATGGTAAGgtggttatttatttatgcatttcttaAAAGGTttaagtccgacagtcaaaggCATGtaacttcaagatcaagacaaagtgatcaaaaccataaacatctttctcacatgaaatgcactacaaagctttaattagtaaagtgcaataagtaagctcatcaaagctaacaAGGTACAAAatacatgttatgtgaaaataaattgaccaaccttgttttcaaaaaccaagaaaatagtgcaaaacacaatttgcttcctttttcttcctttttttttttatttatttgaaaaagataaacaaaaacaaccaagaatgaaatgcatgaatgttatgcaatgcacattctagaaatagagaaaacaaaaaccaaaaaacaatggtcacaaagaatagcAATAAAGCATAAGGatcatgtcagaaagactcaattcaattgagccttttgcatctaaaactttttagatgcaccacgagcattggagttcttattcatatgagaatgattaccaattCCAAGATTGGAATAAAGATTTAGAGCCTTTATcaattcaccaatgagtaccatGGGATCTTGtacttgaggcacaggtacttttggtttgtctactctcttagcagcttgtaacagtttggacgaatgtgtccagtcttttcacaaaaatgacaaacccatgtaggcttatcatgtgacttgtccTTAGAAAGGGTGGGCTGCTTAGATTTAGACTCTTTTAGTTCAACCCTAGtcttcctaggaggtgtaacttctaagggtttgacaacctcactcacagggggttcaaaagaagatgaaggaacaaagataGTGGAATTGGGTGCAGACACATTGATGCTTTCTACAATACCTAACCTAGTTTTgtcagaaggagacttttgaacactaagcatatgatcaagtttggaactagcAGACCTATTAGATTGTTCTCTAGCTACAGAAAGCtcatgttccaaattcttaactttatcaagtaaaagcatgttctcagtcttTACATTATTAAAAGTTCAGTAGCATCGAATAGTTTAACAAGCAagtttttcttatcaagctcaagagaagCAATTTCCTTCAAGCTtaattcaacattcatagcatcttttgcagcaactttgcaaagtttattgcaggtttcttgaagatctgcatcctcagagagtttcccatcagaagggttctcttcagcaAATATGCTTTCATTGACTACAATAGTAGCAGTAAAGGCAATGAAGTTTCCaccctcatcacaatcagactcatcaTCAGAAATTTCACCATCACTAAAGGTTATAgtcatagccttacccttagattTCAAATaagtaggacattcagatttcatgtgaccatactCTTGACATGCAAAACACtgaggacccatagaattattagaagattgacctactttttctctaagTTTATCAGTGTTGTTAACCTTAATGGGATCATTCTTcttaaagtttctaggttcagcagtgttcttatctcttgcccttctgttgttgtttctgaggaaattcctaaagtttttggcaaggtaagcaatctctgtagcagatagctcatcatcaaatccaccaacatcaacatcatcaactgacttgagagccattgatttggatttgctagtcttaggtaggtccaactcataggattgaagagctcctacaagttcatcaatagagatggagtccacatcctttcTCTCAGTGATGgtagtcaccttgggtctaaaattttcagtcaaagatctaagaatcttcctaacaattttaggttgatcatagatttcacccaagttatctgcagaattaacaatatcattaagtttagcatagaattcatcgaAAGATTCATCATTAGatatcctaatgctttcaaatttagaagttaactgctgcaatttgttgattttgacagcctttgtgcctttaTGAACAGTctagaggatattccaagcactatgagcaacctcaacattagagattctcttaaattcctccatagaaacagcgttaaagatagcatttatagctttgctattgaacgcgattgcttctttttgagaagtttgccactcactaacaggagtagtgggcttctcccattcGTATTTGATggagttccagactctctcatcaattgatttcaggaatgctttcatccttactttccaataagtatagttattcccatcaaagtgaggaagaataacaagagaatgtccatgttccatgacaacaggggtcaagaaTCAACTCaatgatcaaaagatcaacaataaGGGAacaacccgctctgataccacttgttagtttttagaccccttaaaacacaattggattaacctagttaattagccaagttattacttagttcaaattccagatctaggttatcacaatcaaacaatcatatcatgcaaagcagcggaaagataaataatacaatgatatgatcacctaggaaaccaaactggtaaaaacctggggaggatttaatctagctatcctcaagataaacttgaatctactatgaaagaatcgaagttgttcaacGGGACTTtaacca includes the following:
- the LOC115983388 gene encoding uncharacterized protein LOC115983388, which codes for MEELLRREGVRLQGEPSSGILWSTNDVYAQVFGPECSGRVRRVGLGITPSGRSATNASQLTSTPSLPSRTTQRILELESNSARLTEQLAQVHEQLAQSETRQRESKARQQQMAEVIARMDSMFAQLAGSSVPNSSMSQGGSA